In one window of Acidobacteriota bacterium DNA:
- a CDS encoding NADH-quinone oxidoreductase subunit M produces the protein MQFPILSLLVFIPLIGMVAVMVIPRERKWAIRWTATIASFIPMVLSCWLVWDYYFRYSGSSAMAYAEGPFNWIPSLNIQYLLGADGISVPLLFLTGLLSTLSLIASFNIENRVKEYFAFFLLLETGMMGVFVALDFFLFYVFWEVMLVPMYFLIGVWGGPRKEYAAIKFFLYTLFGSIFMLVAILILYFTSEPHTLNMLTLIQTGPGLGHTLQVVCFVFFFIAFAIKVPVWPFHTWLPDAHVEAPTAVSVILAGVLLKMGTYGMLRVSWPMFPEALRQLSFWIALLGAISIIYGALVSMAQKDLKKLVAYSSVSHMGYCMLALGAFSSVQAITGCMFQMLSHGLITGALFLLVGVLYDRAHTREIAAFGGLGVKIPVYTSIMVFFSMAALGLPGMSGFVSEFMVFIGAFGALNKVLVGISVLGVVLGATYMLRMVQHMFLGDFDLSRWGGLTEINVREIITVAPLMVLTLAIGIYPKPLSALMSATLENLINLMAR, from the coding sequence ATGCAGTTTCCAATACTGAGCTTGCTGGTATTCATACCCTTGATCGGCATGGTCGCGGTGATGGTCATACCCAGAGAGCGCAAGTGGGCCATCCGGTGGACGGCCACGATCGCATCGTTTATCCCCATGGTGCTGTCATGCTGGCTCGTCTGGGATTACTATTTCCGGTATTCCGGTTCGTCGGCCATGGCCTACGCGGAGGGGCCGTTCAACTGGATCCCGTCGCTGAATATCCAGTACCTCCTCGGCGCGGACGGTATCAGCGTACCGCTGCTGTTCCTGACCGGGTTGCTGTCGACCCTGTCGCTGATCGCCTCCTTTAACATCGAAAACCGGGTCAAGGAGTATTTCGCCTTCTTTCTCCTGCTCGAGACCGGCATGATGGGCGTGTTTGTAGCTCTGGATTTCTTCCTGTTCTATGTCTTCTGGGAAGTGATGCTGGTGCCGATGTATTTCCTCATCGGTGTCTGGGGCGGTCCCCGCAAGGAGTACGCGGCGATCAAGTTCTTCCTGTACACGCTCTTCGGATCGATTTTCATGCTGGTCGCGATCCTGATCCTGTATTTCACCAGCGAGCCGCATACGCTGAACATGCTGACGCTGATTCAGACGGGGCCCGGCCTGGGCCACACCCTGCAGGTGGTCTGCTTTGTGTTCTTCTTCATCGCCTTTGCCATCAAGGTTCCGGTCTGGCCGTTCCATACGTGGTTGCCGGACGCCCACGTGGAGGCGCCGACGGCGGTATCCGTCATCCTGGCCGGCGTCCTGCTGAAGATGGGGACCTACGGGATGCTCCGCGTTTCGTGGCCGATGTTTCCCGAGGCCCTGCGCCAGTTGTCCTTCTGGATTGCCCTGCTCGGGGCTATTTCGATCATCTACGGGGCGCTCGTCTCCATGGCGCAGAAAGACCTGAAAAAGCTGGTGGCGTATTCGTCGGTGTCGCACATGGGGTACTGCATGCTGGCGCTGGGGGCGTTCTCGTCGGTGCAGGCGATTACCGGCTGCATGTTCCAGATGCTTTCGCACGGCCTGATCACGGGCGCGCTGTTCCTCCTGGTGGGCGTTCTGTATGATCGGGCGCACACTCGCGAGATTGCCGCCTTTGGCGGGCTGGGCGTGAAAATACCGGTCTACACCAGTATCATGGTGTTCTTCTCGATGGCTGCCCTGGGGCTGCCCGGGATGTCGGGCTTTGTTTCGGAGTTCATGGTGTTTATCGGGGCCTTCGGCGCCCTTAACAAGGTACTCGTGGGCATTTCGGTTCTTGGTGTCGTGCTCGGCGCGACCTATATGCTCCGCATGGTGCAGCACATGTTTCTCGGCGATTTCGATCTCTCCCGGTGGGGAGGGCTGACGGAGATCAACGTGCGCGAAATCATCACCGTGGCTCCCCTGATGGTGCTGACGCTGGCGATCGGCATCTATCCCAAGCCGCTCAGCGCTCTGATGTCGGCCACGCTGGAAAATCTGATCAACCTGATGGCTCGGTAG
- a CDS encoding NADH-quinone oxidoreductase subunit N: MDVQLPEYSIRMMLPEIFLFLWALVVVTFDVLSKRKSGSAVGYLALSGLVICGVILSVTGYGRGFGVMFFNDPMAVFFKVIFLGAAFMAIGSSFGLTRQKIVNHRGEFFGLILLSTVGMMFLGSSQELLSLYIGLELTTIPLYVLAAFFKDDRKSVEAGIKYLIVGALSSALLLYGISFLYGLSGTTDIVQMKINLAVTQLVHEGDIGVILILATVAILAGIGFKLALPPFHQWVPDVYEGSPTPVAAFLSVGSKAAGLVAFAKIVVNGLYAFYDPVMSPNDWGVLVGVLAAAAMILGNVAAIRQTNIKRMLAYSTIAQAGYIMIGMVAMNELGLAAVGFYTFAYLFANMGAFAVVALVEDQTGSCEIATYSGLARTSPFLSITLSVFLLSLAGIPPLAGFFGKYYVFAAAISLAGSGQGYSWLYWLVGIGLLTSVFALYYYANVIKMAWFAREASPHRIRYSGPALAVLVIGLVGVLIVGLYPEPVVQFASKIPFSFGFIPH, encoded by the coding sequence ATGGACGTGCAGTTGCCGGAATACTCGATTCGGATGATGCTGCCGGAGATCTTCCTGTTCCTCTGGGCGCTGGTGGTGGTCACTTTTGACGTGCTCAGCAAGCGGAAGTCGGGGTCGGCGGTGGGGTATCTGGCCCTGTCGGGGTTGGTCATATGCGGTGTGATTCTCTCCGTCACCGGCTATGGCCGGGGTTTTGGCGTGATGTTCTTCAATGATCCGATGGCCGTCTTTTTCAAGGTGATTTTCCTGGGCGCCGCCTTCATGGCCATCGGCAGTTCCTTCGGCCTGACCCGACAGAAGATCGTCAACCATCGCGGCGAGTTCTTCGGTCTCATTCTGCTTTCGACGGTGGGCATGATGTTCCTGGGGTCGTCACAGGAGTTGCTGTCACTGTACATCGGCCTGGAGCTGACCACGATTCCGCTGTACGTGCTGGCGGCCTTCTTCAAGGACGATCGCAAGTCCGTTGAGGCGGGGATCAAATACCTGATTGTCGGCGCTCTCTCCTCGGCGTTGCTCCTGTACGGGATTTCTTTCCTGTACGGCCTGTCCGGCACGACGGACATCGTCCAGATGAAGATCAACCTGGCGGTCACGCAGTTGGTCCATGAAGGCGACATCGGTGTTATCCTGATCCTGGCGACGGTGGCCATACTGGCCGGGATCGGATTCAAGCTGGCGCTGCCGCCGTTCCACCAGTGGGTGCCCGACGTGTACGAGGGATCGCCGACGCCGGTAGCGGCCTTCCTCTCGGTCGGTTCAAAGGCGGCGGGGCTGGTGGCTTTCGCCAAGATTGTCGTCAACGGGCTGTATGCTTTTTACGATCCGGTAATGAGCCCCAACGACTGGGGGGTGCTTGTCGGCGTGCTTGCCGCGGCGGCCATGATTCTGGGCAACGTCGCGGCCATACGCCAGACGAACATCAAACGGATGCTGGCTTATTCGACCATCGCCCAGGCCGGGTACATCATGATCGGGATGGTGGCGATGAACGAGTTGGGCCTGGCCGCGGTAGGTTTCTACACCTTTGCCTACCTGTTTGCCAACATGGGCGCTTTTGCGGTCGTGGCGCTGGTTGAAGATCAGACCGGGTCGTGCGAGATCGCGACCTACTCGGGCCTTGCCCGCACGTCACCTTTCCTCTCGATCACGCTCTCCGTCTTTCTGCTGTCGCTGGCCGGGATACCGCCCCTGGCCGGTTTCTTCGGCAAGTACTACGTATTTGCCGCCGCCATCAGTCTGGCCGGCAGCGGACAGGGGTACAGCTGGCTGTACTGGCTGGTCGGCATCGGGCTCCTGACGTCGGTGTTTGCCCTGTATTACTACGCCAACGTAATCAAGATGGCCTGGTTCGCCAGGGAAGCCTCGCCGCACAGGATTCGGTATTCGGGTCCGGCCCTGGCCGTTCTCGTGATCGGACTGGTCGGCGTGCTCATCGTCGGGCTCTACCCCGAGCCGGTGGTGCAGTTCGCTTCGAAGATTCCCTTCTCGTTCGGCTTTATCCCCCACTGA